In Candidatus Zixiibacteriota bacterium, a single genomic region encodes these proteins:
- the rpmG gene encoding 50S ribosomal protein L33 translates to MAKKKGDARAFITVECTEARKEGATPSRYTTFKNKRNTPDRLEIKKYNPFLRRHTIHKEIR, encoded by the coding sequence ATGGCCAAGAAGAAAGGTGATGCGCGCGCATTCATCACGGTCGAGTGCACGGAAGCCCGCAAAGAGGGCGCCACGCCGTCGCGCTACACGACCTTCAAGAACAAGCGCAACACGCCCGATCGCCTGGAGATCAAGAAGTATAACCCCTTCCTGCGTCGCCACACGATCCACAAGGAGATTCGCTGA